Proteins encoded together in one Accipiter gentilis chromosome 16, bAccGen1.1, whole genome shotgun sequence window:
- the ATP5MC2 gene encoding ATP synthase F(0) complex subunit C2, mitochondrial, whose translation MYACAKFVSAPALVRRSSRVLCQPLSASVLSRPEAQTEQARPSAHRAIQTSAAHRDIDTAAKFIGAGAATVGVAGSGAGIGTVFGSLIIGYARNPSLKQQLFSYAILGFALSEAMGLFCLMVAFLILFAM comes from the exons ATGTACGCCTGTGCAAAGTTCGTCTCCGCTCCTGCGCTA GTGAGGAGGAGCTCACGGGTGCTGTGccagcccctctctgcctccGTCCTGAGCAGACCTGAGGCCCAGACAGAGCAG GCACGGCCGAGCGCCCACCGGGCCATCCAGACGAGTGCAGCCCACCGGGACATTGACACCGCCGCCAAGTTCATCGGTGCTGGCGCTGCCACCGTGGGGGTGGCCGGTTCTGGTGCTGGCATCGGCACTGTCTTCGGCAGCCTCATCATCGGCTACGCCAG GAACCCCTCACTtaaacagcagcttttctcctacGCCATCTTGGGCTTTGCCCTCTCCGAGGCCATGGGGCTCTTCTGCCTCATGGTGGCCTTCCTCATCCTCTTCGCCATGTGA